One window from the genome of Kaistella carnis encodes:
- a CDS encoding TrmH family RNA methyltransferase, giving the protein MKDQQIFEYLQQFLTDERLQKINHFAPESSDFLLPVIEDVYQFRNAAAIVRSVEACGFHKIVTMESQNKFNPNLRVTKGAETWVEVERLPHSLDSIEMIKNRGYKIVAVSPENNATLLPDFQITEPVALVFGTEAEGVTDEILDFADETLAIPMYGFTRSFNVSVAAAICVYELKQKLMGSNLDYKLSEEKLWKMKVRWAVNSIKSGEQIFAKYLKDNS; this is encoded by the coding sequence ATGAAAGACCAACAAATCTTTGAATATCTTCAGCAGTTTCTGACCGACGAAAGACTCCAGAAAATCAATCATTTCGCTCCCGAAAGTTCCGATTTCTTATTGCCCGTCATCGAAGATGTTTATCAGTTTCGTAATGCCGCGGCGATTGTTCGGTCGGTAGAAGCGTGTGGATTTCACAAAATTGTGACGATGGAAAGTCAGAATAAATTCAATCCTAATCTTAGAGTCACCAAAGGCGCAGAAACTTGGGTAGAGGTGGAGCGACTTCCTCATAGCCTGGATTCTATTGAAATGATTAAGAATCGCGGATATAAAATCGTCGCAGTTTCACCGGAAAATAATGCCACATTACTTCCTGATTTTCAAATAACAGAACCTGTCGCTTTGGTTTTTGGAACAGAAGCGGAAGGCGTAACCGACGAGATTTTAGACTTCGCCGACGAAACTTTGGCCATTCCGATGTATGGATTTACGAGAAGTTTTAACGTCTCGGTCGCGGCTGCAATTTGCGTGTATGAATTGAAACAGAAGTTGATGGGGTCCAATTTAGATTATAAACTGTCGGAAGAAAAATTATGGAAAATGAAAGTCCGCTGGGCTGTAAATTCCATAAAAAGTGGCGAGCAGATTTTTGCAAAATATTTGAAAGACAATTCCTAA
- a CDS encoding SdpI family protein, with protein MLNELLENPLFNITFLGGIFFILAGFVQLKFPPKKINSLYGYRTKSSMKSNERWDFAQKLSAKEMMKSGGLLALSSLLVFVTNFGDSINLIIGLALMLATVLLLLLRVERKIKKKFRI; from the coding sequence ATGCTGAATGAGTTGCTAGAAAATCCTTTATTTAATATCACCTTTTTAGGCGGAATCTTCTTTATTCTGGCAGGATTCGTGCAACTTAAATTTCCGCCAAAAAAGATCAACTCACTTTATGGCTATAGGACAAAATCTTCAATGAAATCTAATGAAAGATGGGATTTTGCTCAAAAATTGTCTGCAAAAGAAATGATGAAATCAGGCGGTTTGTTAGCGCTGAGTTCACTCTTGGTTTTCGTCACAAATTTCGGTGATTCAATAAATCTAATCATCGGATTAGCGTTGATGCTCGCTACTGTCCTGCTTCTTCTTTTAAGAGTGGAAAGGAAAATAAAAAAGAAATTCAGGATTTGA
- a CDS encoding RsmE family RNA methyltransferase, whose translation MKLFYGEIADNKVFIDSEEQTHIVKVLRMRSGEEIFVTDGKGNLAKGNLIFEGKKVSLDISEIKEDLPNFPTQLHIAIAPTKNIDRIEFFVEKATEMGISEITILQTEKTERKNLNIEKLRKQSISASKQSLRVHFPVINDLTKFSDFIKNVDPETTFVAHCNENLERIDLKLIQQEQHDSAKTITFLIGPEGDFSEKEIKLLAEKGVKAVSLGNQRLRTETAGVFVAAWNYGLM comes from the coding sequence ATGAAACTATTTTATGGAGAAATAGCCGATAACAAAGTATTTATCGACAGTGAAGAGCAAACCCATATTGTAAAAGTTTTGCGCATGCGATCGGGTGAAGAAATTTTCGTGACCGACGGCAAAGGGAATTTAGCAAAAGGAAATCTCATTTTCGAAGGAAAAAAAGTATCACTCGATATTTCAGAAATTAAAGAAGACCTGCCGAATTTCCCTACGCAACTTCATATCGCCATCGCTCCCACGAAGAATATTGACCGTATTGAGTTTTTTGTAGAAAAGGCGACTGAAATGGGAATCTCAGAAATTACGATTCTTCAAACCGAAAAAACGGAGCGTAAAAATCTGAACATCGAAAAGCTGAGAAAGCAAAGCATTTCTGCTTCGAAACAAAGTCTGCGTGTTCATTTTCCTGTGATTAATGATCTGACTAAATTTTCTGATTTTATTAAAAACGTTGATCCCGAAACCACTTTTGTCGCGCACTGCAATGAAAACTTAGAGCGAATAGATTTAAAATTAATTCAACAGGAACAGCATGACAGTGCTAAAACCATCACTTTTTTAATTGGGCCAGAAGGTGATTTTTCTGAGAAGGAAATTAAGCTTTTAGCGGAAAAAGGAGTGAAAGCAGTTTCGCTTGGAAATCAGCGGTTGAGAACTGAAACTGCCGGAGTTTTCGTGGCCGCCTGGAATTATGGGTTGATGTAA
- the tsaD gene encoding tRNA (adenosine(37)-N6)-threonylcarbamoyltransferase complex transferase subunit TsaD, which yields MSDSIILGIESSCDDTSAAVLKGNKILSNIAANQEIHKEYGGVVPELASRAHQQNIIPVVDKAFSKANIQQKDISAIGFTRGPGLLGSLLVGTSFAKSLAMSLSVPLIEVNHLQAHILAHFIEDANPKAPNFPFLCLTVSGGHTMIVLVKDYFDMEIIGKTIDDAAGEAFDKIGKIFGLDYPAGPIIDKLSKNGNENSFKFNKPKLDHFNYSFSGIKTSVLYFIQKEVRKNPDFIKENIDDLCASVQKTIVEILMDKLEKAAIDLNIKEIAIAGGVSANSGLREAIQKNSERLGWNIYIPKFEYTTDNAAMIAMVAKLKFDRGEFADLSISATARYDIEEGFKKDIKTL from the coding sequence ATGAGTGACTCAATAATTTTAGGTATAGAATCTTCGTGCGACGACACTTCTGCGGCGGTGCTCAAAGGTAACAAAATCCTTAGCAACATCGCGGCAAATCAGGAAATCCACAAAGAATATGGCGGCGTGGTTCCGGAATTGGCTTCCCGTGCGCACCAGCAAAATATAATACCCGTAGTAGATAAGGCCTTCAGCAAAGCAAATATACAACAAAAAGATATTTCTGCGATCGGATTTACACGCGGTCCCGGCCTCCTGGGTTCCTTATTGGTTGGGACTTCTTTTGCGAAATCTCTCGCGATGAGTTTGTCGGTTCCTTTAATTGAAGTCAATCATTTACAGGCTCACATTTTGGCCCATTTTATTGAGGATGCCAATCCAAAAGCGCCCAATTTTCCTTTTTTATGCCTGACGGTTTCGGGCGGACATACGATGATCGTTTTGGTTAAAGACTATTTTGACATGGAGATCATCGGTAAAACGATTGATGATGCCGCCGGAGAAGCGTTTGATAAGATTGGAAAGATCTTTGGACTGGATTATCCCGCAGGTCCAATCATTGATAAATTATCAAAAAACGGAAACGAAAATTCTTTTAAATTTAATAAGCCTAAACTCGACCATTTCAACTATTCCTTCAGTGGAATAAAAACTTCGGTGCTTTATTTTATTCAGAAAGAAGTGCGAAAAAATCCTGATTTCATTAAAGAGAATATCGATGATTTATGTGCTTCTGTTCAAAAAACCATCGTGGAAATCCTGATGGATAAACTTGAAAAAGCGGCCATCGATTTAAACATCAAAGAAATTGCGATTGCCGGTGGTGTTTCTGCAAACTCGGGTCTGCGGGAAGCCATCCAAAAAAACTCCGAGAGATTGGGGTGGAACATTTACATTCCTAAATTTGAATACACGACCGATAACGCGGCAATGATCGCCATGGTTGCAAAGCTGAAATTTGACCGCGGTGAATTCGCTGATCTGTCCATTTCGGCAACTGCAAGATATGATATCGAGGAAGGTTTCAAGAAAGACATTAAAACATTATAA
- a CDS encoding translocation/assembly module TamB domain-containing protein, which yields MANLENNNDNENKKSIAENIGDSVQKRVENVQESVKETVKDAGNLASDAINHPVETAGEFVQQAAKDVTSYTWWAKLLLIVFWTALFIVASFIVIVSLPATKNWAAQKVIAKLNQDLKSSMSFESVDVSYFGDIHIHNLDVKDHKNFKFLKAEELYADSDWFSIISNSRNLQFQSLSLKKLDLKVITYKGDSISNFIRFVDLFSTPSPTTPKEPFQLKSRIFITDSKVSIVNQNQEGEAGKWLDAKNLNLVVPELRVNGSNVFAQINNMRFTTERWGKKHFVDTFSTDFSLTHDYLSLKDLTINTDNSLLQGDLKFNLNNGSFADFTDKVRWDLQLQQGSQISGYDISYFVTDWDNYKPINISGKMTGPLNKFYLDNFLIRNPQVNIKTKTMKVSNILKGNFQIETNTLTTDFTYKDLKAMMPTFISSKMKNFADDFGRLKYDGAARVTPKEVYVPNARLITGIGQAKINKFYLTDYSTNLPKYRGFAEVNDLNTSVITKSKEVGLISGKFNVQGQSFDVNTMVIRTTSQISKIEITDKVINNVYLEGLLDHKKYTGIINVNDDQARAKVNGLIDFSKPKLFADIKADVDYLNINYFTGATGTQAVSGLVDGQVSMTNINDLTLDAALENISFATATQKFFIPNADVKAFFEDGKRVVSVDAPGAVKGQISGKFNLGDLAGMVQNGLGKVLVGPAPRKLYRGQNFSLDFDVKQNLVNYFVPDLHIPKGAAVNGSYDGDSNNLILNVDAETLKYVMTKKEEITEADKALALANPAYKISGRDKITRDSAMIDQLQVRINTANLEEQIYAKIDRVEYNKNILKDITLSGRNENNQILHIAANFKHGTPEEEVKQELKEYAVNLNQTTNSTGDYVFRFEPTTITINNVAWSVDTDPTLNHSITYRKKAGDFFIQNLRVYSDNSELFLKESIFKSAKDFSVDGEVRNLDLGKVIALLNQDNNMDIKGIANGNFNIKMNKNNLEPLIDLNISDIFMNRNEMGQIEIITKNSAIPNVFDVDVKLHSTGIVGDNDLQLTGTINNNTSSPTLNLVAHMDEFDLAFAQQFVKGVFSKLRGKASGDLNITGQLSDVDYSGDIVLKNLGLKLDFTGVDYLFDDTVVSLSKGLAILNDIGVKDERNNSKGSISGAIQFETISSMGVNLVMRADNLMLLNTTQKDYDLFWGRVYGTGTLYVDGPVSGLSISTPEMRALSNSVFTFNSNSTSNVEEFKMLRFLKRDENGAVTTEEKKRTSANMNIDFTLAVDKGTTVNVLVGDDIGDITVRGNSEKLRFMMGRTGAINMSGNYIVDNGTFVSKAILNRTFQIAKGSSIRWDGEAMAPQLDIDATYLRTVTNAGQYLNVGSLQPINVLLSTKITQTLNNPKIELGVSAQDVSSNLKETLAEKMSNEDEKIIQFGSVLVMNSFNVGNSAFDINIGNFAESSGYNMLFKQLGSVLNTISNEFQVDLNYLQGDAGSNTGDRANASVSFALSPRVTVKTGLGIPISKSDNAEYDYLSGEGIVEYDWSKNNDGTRLLRAYSKPTNIGLNGAAAGNAGANQSYGVGVVYSKSFNTIFKGKKKPVKSQKSKNVIKTDSIKNDTIK from the coding sequence ATGGCAAATTTAGAGAATAATAACGATAACGAAAATAAAAAATCAATTGCAGAGAATATTGGAGATTCTGTGCAAAAGCGCGTCGAAAATGTTCAGGAATCAGTAAAGGAAACAGTGAAAGATGCCGGTAATCTGGCGTCTGATGCAATTAACCATCCGGTAGAAACGGCAGGTGAATTTGTACAGCAGGCGGCAAAAGATGTCACCAGTTACACGTGGTGGGCGAAACTTTTACTCATTGTTTTTTGGACTGCGCTGTTTATTGTGGCTTCATTTATTGTCATCGTCAGTTTACCGGCAACTAAAAACTGGGCAGCGCAGAAAGTTATTGCAAAGCTGAACCAGGATCTAAAATCCTCCATGTCCTTTGAAAGTGTAGATGTGAGTTATTTTGGCGACATCCATATTCATAATTTAGATGTTAAAGATCACAAAAATTTTAAGTTTTTAAAAGCAGAAGAGCTTTATGCAGATTCTGACTGGTTTTCAATTATCAGTAATTCCCGAAATTTACAGTTTCAATCGTTGTCCTTAAAAAAATTAGATCTAAAAGTAATCACATATAAAGGCGACAGTATTTCTAATTTTATACGCTTCGTAGATTTATTTAGTACACCTTCGCCAACGACCCCTAAAGAACCGTTTCAGTTAAAGTCCCGGATTTTTATTACCGACTCAAAAGTTTCCATTGTTAATCAAAATCAGGAAGGTGAGGCTGGAAAATGGTTAGACGCGAAAAATCTTAATTTGGTGGTTCCGGAACTTCGAGTAAATGGATCAAATGTTTTCGCGCAGATCAATAATATGCGTTTTACCACAGAACGATGGGGCAAAAAGCATTTTGTTGATACGTTCTCTACCGATTTTTCTCTCACGCACGACTATCTTTCCCTAAAAGACCTAACCATTAATACCGATAACTCCTTGCTTCAGGGCGATTTGAAGTTCAATCTAAACAATGGCTCTTTCGCGGATTTTACAGATAAAGTACGTTGGGATCTGCAGTTGCAGCAGGGAAGTCAGATTAGTGGGTATGATATCAGCTATTTTGTAACCGATTGGGACAATTATAAACCCATCAATATTTCAGGTAAAATGACAGGCCCTTTAAATAAATTTTATCTGGATAATTTCCTCATTAGAAATCCGCAGGTTAATATTAAAACTAAGACCATGAAGGTTTCCAATATTTTGAAAGGCAATTTTCAGATCGAAACCAATACATTGACCACCGATTTTACCTATAAAGATCTGAAAGCGATGATGCCGACCTTCATTTCTTCAAAAATGAAAAATTTTGCAGATGATTTTGGCAGGTTAAAATATGATGGGGCAGCCCGTGTCACACCGAAAGAAGTCTACGTACCAAATGCACGGCTCATCACTGGGATCGGACAGGCGAAAATTAATAAGTTTTATCTCACGGATTACAGTACTAATTTGCCTAAATATCGCGGTTTCGCCGAAGTGAACGATTTAAATACGTCGGTCATCACTAAAAGTAAGGAAGTTGGTTTGATCAGTGGTAAATTCAATGTTCAAGGTCAAAGCTTTGATGTGAATACTATGGTGATCAGAACAACATCTCAAATTTCAAAAATCGAAATTACGGATAAGGTCATCAACAATGTTTATTTGGAAGGTCTGTTGGATCATAAAAAATATACGGGAATCATTAATGTAAATGACGACCAGGCCCGCGCGAAAGTGAACGGACTGATTGATTTTAGCAAGCCCAAACTTTTTGCAGATATCAAAGCTGATGTAGATTATTTGAATATTAATTATTTTACAGGTGCCACCGGGACACAAGCCGTGAGTGGTTTGGTTGATGGGCAAGTGTCCATGACCAATATAAATGATCTTACACTGGATGCTGCTCTGGAAAACATCAGTTTTGCGACTGCAACCCAAAAGTTTTTTATTCCTAATGCCGATGTGAAAGCTTTCTTTGAAGACGGGAAAAGGGTAGTTTCTGTTGATGCACCTGGCGCTGTAAAAGGTCAGATTTCCGGTAAATTTAATTTGGGAGACTTGGCCGGAATGGTGCAAAATGGCTTAGGGAAAGTTTTAGTAGGTCCAGCGCCGCGTAAATTATATCGCGGACAGAATTTCTCTCTGGATTTTGATGTTAAGCAGAATTTGGTCAATTACTTTGTGCCGGATCTTCATATTCCAAAAGGTGCTGCGGTAAACGGTTCTTACGATGGGGATTCTAATAATCTTATTCTGAATGTGGATGCGGAAACGCTGAAATATGTGATGACCAAAAAAGAAGAAATCACGGAAGCTGACAAAGCCCTCGCGCTGGCAAATCCGGCCTATAAAATTTCCGGTCGGGATAAAATAACACGTGACAGTGCCATGATCGATCAATTGCAGGTTCGTATCAATACCGCTAATCTTGAGGAGCAGATTTATGCGAAAATCGATCGCGTAGAATACAACAAGAATATCTTGAAAGATATTACGCTGAGTGGCAGAAATGAAAATAATCAGATCCTGCATATTGCGGCGAATTTCAAACACGGTACTCCGGAAGAAGAGGTGAAACAGGAATTAAAGGAATACGCAGTTAATCTGAATCAAACTACAAATTCCACGGGAGATTATGTATTCCGTTTTGAACCAACGACCATTACAATTAATAATGTTGCGTGGTCAGTAGATACTGATCCGACCTTAAATCATTCCATTACGTACCGAAAAAAAGCAGGTGATTTCTTCATTCAAAATCTGCGCGTTTACTCTGATAACAGTGAATTGTTTTTAAAAGAATCGATTTTTAAATCGGCTAAGGATTTTTCTGTAGACGGAGAAGTAAGAAATCTGGATTTAGGAAAAGTCATCGCACTGCTAAACCAAGATAATAACATGGATATTAAAGGAATTGCCAATGGTAACTTTAATATTAAAATGAATAAAAACAATTTGGAGCCGCTCATTGACTTGAATATAAGCGACATTTTTATGAATCGTAATGAGATGGGGCAAATTGAGATCATCACTAAAAACAGTGCGATCCCTAATGTATTTGATGTCGATGTAAAACTTCATTCCACTGGAATTGTGGGAGATAATGACCTGCAGCTTACAGGAACCATTAATAATAATACGTCCTCGCCAACATTAAATTTAGTCGCCCATATGGATGAGTTTGATCTGGCTTTCGCACAACAGTTTGTAAAGGGAGTATTTTCAAAGCTTCGGGGGAAAGCTTCCGGTGACTTAAATATCACGGGCCAGTTGAGCGATGTGGATTACAGCGGAGATATCGTTCTTAAAAATTTAGGATTAAAATTAGATTTCACAGGAGTCGATTACTTGTTTGATGACACCGTAGTTTCATTATCAAAAGGTTTGGCGATCTTAAATGATATTGGGGTAAAAGATGAGCGAAATAACTCTAAAGGTTCAATTTCCGGAGCAATACAGTTTGAAACCATCTCTTCAATGGGAGTCAATCTTGTGATGCGTGCTGATAATCTGATGCTTTTAAATACTACACAGAAAGATTACGATTTGTTTTGGGGAAGAGTTTACGGCACAGGAACTTTGTATGTTGATGGTCCTGTTTCAGGCCTTAGTATTTCTACGCCGGAAATGAGGGCACTTAGTAATTCAGTGTTTACCTTTAACTCGAATTCGACGTCAAATGTAGAAGAATTTAAAATGTTACGATTTTTAAAACGTGACGAAAATGGCGCTGTTACAACAGAAGAGAAGAAAAGGACCAGTGCCAATATGAATATCGATTTCACTTTGGCCGTTGATAAAGGAACCACTGTAAATGTTCTTGTGGGCGATGATATTGGAGATATTACAGTGCGTGGGAATTCGGAGAAATTGCGGTTTATGATGGGTCGTACGGGAGCAATCAACATGAGCGGAAATTATATCGTAGACAATGGAACCTTTGTGTCTAAAGCCATTCTGAACCGGACCTTCCAGATTGCGAAAGGAAGTTCCATCCGTTGGGATGGTGAGGCTATGGCACCACAGCTGGATATTGACGCAACCTATTTGCGTACGGTCACCAATGCGGGACAATACCTGAATGTCGGGAGTTTACAGCCCATCAATGTTTTACTGAGTACAAAAATTACGCAGACCCTAAATAATCCGAAAATTGAACTGGGTGTTTCCGCGCAGGATGTCTCTTCTAATTTAAAAGAAACCCTGGCTGAAAAGATGAGCAACGAAGATGAAAAAATCATTCAGTTTGGATCAGTCCTCGTGATGAACAGTTTTAATGTCGGCAATTCTGCTTTCGATATCAACATCGGTAACTTCGCGGAAAGTTCTGGATACAATATGTTGTTTAAACAATTAGGTTCTGTACTGAATACCATCAGCAATGAATTCCAGGTCGATTTAAATTATCTGCAAGGCGATGCAGGATCAAATACGGGCGATCGTGCTAACGCAAGTGTAAGTTTCGCCTTATCTCCTCGAGTAACCGTTAAAACAGGTTTGGGAATACCCATTTCTAAATCTGATAATGCAGAATATGATTATCTTTCCGGAGAAGGAATTGTGGAATATGACTGGTCCAAGAATAATGACGGAACAAGATTGCTGCGTGCCTATTCCAAGCCAACAAATATTGGGCTGAATGGTGCAGCCGCCGGAAATGCAGGTGCCAATCAAAGTTATGGCGTTGGGGTGGTGTACAGTAAAAGTTTTAATACAATATTTAAAGGAAAGAAAAAGCCCGTAAAATCACAGAAGTCTAAGAATGTAATTAAAACAGATTCCATTAAA